One genomic region from Xenopus laevis strain J_2021 chromosome 2L, Xenopus_laevis_v10.1, whole genome shotgun sequence encodes:
- the fzd9.L gene encoding frizzled-9, with amino-acid sequence MFPLPSLFTCAFVWRLLAVASTLEMGLYDVERGREVKCEPIRIPMCQGIGYNMTRMPNYVGHESQEEAAAKLQEFAPLVEYGCHMHLRFFLCSLYAPMCTEQVSTSIPACKPMCEAARQKCAPIMESFQYVWPETLDCNRLPSKNDPHALCMEAPENATNGDNPTNGHGMLPVAPRPPRPSGAGIGISSRCANPDKFMYVERSGVCAPRCTPGVDVYWSSGDKDFALVWMAAWSGLCFISTAFTVFTFLLHPQRFQYPEKPIIFLSMCYNVYSTAFLIRAAAGAPSIACDREGGAPYLIREGLESSGCTLVFLILYYFGMASSLWWVVLTLTWFLAASKKWGHEAIESHGSYFHLAAWGIPAIKTIIILTMRKVGGDELTGLCYVGGSDPSALTGFVLVPLSCYLVTGTSFLLTGFVALFHIRRVMKTGGTNTEKLEKLMVKIGVFSILYTVPATCIIVCCFYERLNLSHWDSRAREESCRTVPGSARPDCNLPHSIPSVAVFMLKIFMSLAVGITSGVWVWSSKTLQAWQGILCQRRLVEVGARTRGKPQVGLGVPCSLGSCPYKPPPLTIQVAKTDPFMDSPTHV; translated from the coding sequence ATGTTCCCTCTCCCTTCGCTCTTCACTTGTGCTTTTGTGTGGCGGCTGCTGGCCGTAGCTTCGACGCTGGAGATGGGGCTGTACGACgtggagagagggagagaagtcAAGTGTGAGCCTATACGGATTCCCATGTGCCAGGGTATCGGCTACAACATGACCAGAATGCCCAACTATGTGGGTCACGAGTCTCAAGAAGAAGCCGCAGCAAAGCTTCAGGAGTTTGCCCCTCTGGTAGAGTATGGCTGTCATATGCACCTCAGATTTTTCCTTTGCTCTCTTTATGCTCCTATGTGTACTGAGCAGGTGTCCACCTCAATCCCAGCCTGCAAGCCCATGTGTGAGGCAGCGCGGCAAAAGTGTGCCCCCATCATGGAAAGCTTCCAGTATGTATGGCCGGAAACCCTGGACTGTAACCGTCTTCCAAGCAAAAATGACCCTCATGCACTGTGCATGGAAGCTCCTGAGAACGCCACAAATGGGGACAATCCAACCAATGGCCATGGCATGTTGCCTGTGGCTCCGCGACCTCCGCGTCCATCAGGGGCTGGGATAGGTATTTCAAGCCGCTGTGCAAACCCTGACAAGTTCATGTATGTGGAGAGAAGTGGTGTATGTGCTCCAAGATGCACCCCCGGGGTGGATGTATATTGGTCCTCAGGGGACAAGGACTTTGCCCTGGTATGGATGGCGGCCTGGTCAGGTCTATGCTTCATTTCCACTGCTTTTACCGTTTTTACTTTCCTCCTACATCCCCAGCGTTTCCAGTATCCAGAGAAGCCCATAATATTTCTTAGCATGTGCTATAATGTTTACTCGACTGCATTCCTTATTCGTGCTGCTGCTGGGGCGCCTAGCATAGCTTGTGATCGGGAAGGAGGTGCCCCGTACCTTATCCGAGAGGGTCTGGAGAGCAGTGGTTGCACACTTGTCTTTCTCATACTGTATTACTTTGGTATGGCCAGCTCACTCTGGTGGGTAGTGCTTACTCTCACATGGTTTCTGGCTGCTAGCAAGAAGTGGGGCCATGAAGCCATCGAGTCCCATGGTAGTTATTTCCACCTAGCCGCCTGGGGGATACCTGCTATTAAAACCATTATCATCCTAACTATGCGTAAAGTGGGTGGCGATGAACTGACAGGTCTCTGCTATGTTGGCGGGTCAGATCCAAGTGCCCTGACTGGCTTTGTGCTGGTGCCCCTCTCTTGCTATTTGGTGACTGGCACCTCATTTCTCCTGACTGGATTTGTTGCCCTTTTCCACATTCGGAGAGTGATGAAAACAGGAGGTACCAACACAGAAAAGCTGGAAAAGCTAATGGTTAAAATTGGAGTATTCTCCATTCTGTACACGGTTCCAGCTACATGCATCATCGTCTGCTGTTTTTATGAGCGTCTGAATTTGTCTCACTGGGATTCGAGGGCACGGGAAGAGTCGTGTAGGACAGTGCCCGGTAGTGCCAGGCCAGACTGTAACTTGCCCCACTCCATACCCAGTGTAGCAGTGTTTATGCTGAAGATATTTATGTCACTTGCTGTGGGTATCACCAGTGGGGTATGGGTATGGAGCTCCAAGACACTGCAGGCCTGGCAAGGAATTCTGTGCCAGCGCCGCCTTGTGGAAGTGGGAGCTAGGACTCGAGGGAAACCCCAGGTAGGGTTAGGTGTCCCCTGTAGTTTGGGGAGCTGCCCTTACAAGCCTCCACCTCTAACCATCCAGGTCGCAAAGACTGACCCCTTCATGGACAGTCCAACACATGTGTGA